The Mauremys reevesii isolate NIE-2019 linkage group 1, ASM1616193v1, whole genome shotgun sequence genome has a segment encoding these proteins:
- the LOC120386630 gene encoding olfactory receptor 52R1-like has protein sequence MSDSNTTDFTNPSTFILLGIPGLEAAHIWISIPFCAMYAIVVLGNFTILFIVKMEPSLHGPMYYFLCMLAITDLVLSTSILPKTLSIFWFNSREIDFSACLTQMYFIHCFFMTESGIFVAMALDRYVAICHPLRHSTILTNLVVAKIGLAVMLRGGIVVLPYLLLARQWPYCRTNIIPHTHCEHMAVVKLACANTHVSSYYGLFVVFCVTGLDVVFIAMSYIQILRAIFSLPTKDAQLKTFGTCGSHLCAILAFYIPRLFSSLTSRFGQNMPLHFHILSANVYLLVPPMLNPIIYGMKTKEIRGRILRLITQKGTKIFS, from the coding sequence atgtcagattccaacacaaccgacttcaccaacccctccaccttcatcctgctgggaaTTCCTGGCCTGGAAGCAGCTcatatctggatctccatccccttctgtgccaTGTACGCCATAGTcgtcttggggaacttcaccatcctgttcattgtgaagatGGAGCCaagcctccatgggcccatgtactatttcctctgcatgctggccatcaccgacctggtcctgtctacgtccatcctgcccaaaacgctgagcatcttctggttcaattccagggagatcgatttcagtgcctgcctcacccagatgtacttcattcattGCTTCTTCATGACTGAATCTGGGATTttcgtggccatggctttggatcgctatgtggccatctgccatcccctgagacattccaccattcTGACAAACCTGGTGGTGGCCAAGATCGGCCTTGCTGTGATGTTGCGTGGTGGCATAGTTGTACTGCCCTATCTCCTCCTCGCaaggcagtggccatattgcagaaccaacatcatcccccacacgCACTGCGAGCACATggccgtggtgaagctggcctgcgccaaCACCCATGTCAGTAGTTATTACGGGCTGTTTGTGGTATTCTGTGTAACCGGTCTGGATGTGGTTTTTATTGCCAtgtcctatatccagatcctTAGGGcgatcttcagcctccccacaaaggacgcccaGCTCAAGACGTTTGGGACCTGTGGCTCTCACCTTTGTGCCATCTTGGCATTTTATATCCCACGTCTCTTTTCCTCCCTTACATCCCGGTTTGGCCAGAATATGCCCCTGCATTTCCACATTCTCAGTGCCAATGTATATCTActggtgccccccatgctaaaccccatcatctatggaaTGAAGACCAAAGAGATCCGGGGCAGGATCCTCCGGCTTATTACTCAGAAAGGGACTAAAATTTTCTCCTAG